The following are from one region of the Arachis duranensis cultivar V14167 chromosome 10, aradu.V14167.gnm2.J7QH, whole genome shotgun sequence genome:
- the LOC107469506 gene encoding uncharacterized protein LOC107469506 gives MDYERAGAERKLQLQELESLRLEAYENSRLYKEKVKAIHDKSIKRREFQPGDLVPLYNSRMRLMPGKRRSRWDGSYRVEKVEPYGVFHLSHPSSSELIKVNGHRLKLFHGKKMAKNQELEIFLLEDPPTVED, from the coding sequence atggactATGAGAGAGCCGGAGCTGAacggaagttgcaactgcaagaattagaGAGCCTTCGCCTTGAAGCTTATGAAAACTCCAGGCTGTATAAAGAGAAGGTGAAGGCTATACATGACAAGAGCATTAAGAGAAGAGAATTCCAACCAGGAGACTTAGTCCCACTTTACAACTCCAGAATGcgactcatgccaggcaagcggAGATCCAGATGGGATGGTTCCTATCGAGTAGAAAAGGTGGAACCATACGGAGTCTTTCACTtgagccatccttcaagctctgaacttatcaaGGTCAATGGACATCGCTTGAAGTTATTCCATGGCAAAAAGATGGCGAAAAACCAGGAactagagatcttcctcttggaagatccacCCACAGTagaagactga